One genomic region from Halobacteriovoraceae bacterium encodes:
- a CDS encoding DUF4160 domain-containing protein: MGREKRGGYIIEWWIGDHEPKHVHVFKDGREIAKVVIPSMRLLSGKMNKKIKKIIEELLKEEKI, encoded by the coding sequence ATGGGACGAGAGAAAAGAGGCGGCTATATTATTGAATGGTGGATTGGTGATCATGAACCTAAACATGTTCACGTTTTTAAGGATGGAAGAGAAATAGCAAAGGTAGTCATTCCAAGTATGAGATTGCTTAGTGGAAAAATGAACAAAAAGATAAAGAAAATTATTGAGGAACTCTTGAAAGAGGAAAAAATATGA
- a CDS encoding U32 family peptidase — translation MGKNKTELLLPVGNLDMCLAAIHNGADAIYVGMPYFNARGRTIDLGFPELKEIIDLCHLYRVKVYLAFNVLIFEAELPRVIELLHQAIELGPDAFILQDLGLAKLIKDIAPDQRIHASTQMTISNFEAIEFLDDLEIDRFVLARECSLKDISHIKKNTQKELEVFVHGALCVSYSGQCFTSEALGGRSANRGQCAQSCRFDYELIVDGNKKDLIDKKYLVSPQDLCGLNEITELTDIGVDSFKIEGRLKTPEYVASTARAYREVLNQKKEKMIERKDELSRVFSRGFYSGWLHGVDHQKLVEGTYGNHRGLELGKIINIFKRSVIIDSKYIPNPGDGVLFVGKDIEFGGDIFQIKSDQRSIYLEFSKTFNLKLLKKGMRVFLNKDTQLNNQLKKTYTDQFQLKRFPLHIKVSGKESTPLNVEATDGQNTVTISSKSILQKSIKSPLSLDDLQKGLGSLGHTCFYVKKMQSELLENLYLSHKELKYIKKNMVEQLYSLRILRNISVFQPLDLPRQVHQKTQNKPKLNLLFREIGQLKTFIEYYTNCELKENIGNIILDYEFGQKYEESVKLLRQHQLNVYLATTRILKPYEYHNLRQLISAKPDGILVRNLGAVNFLQKNAPNLKLKGDFSLNVTNSFTAKYLKSKGLETLCPGYDLNQEQLSELLKFSPSNWYELTVHQYMPEFHMEHCVFAAFLSNGSSFQDCGKPCEKHKVELKDMYGNYHYLKADQECRNTMYLSTPQAAFSLIPKWQKQGVCEFRFEALFEKDQSLINKIHSYLQVISGQLSPHKAFSHLNLVEKFGVTLGQLTMNDNYKSKKQTF, via the coding sequence ATGGGAAAGAATAAAACAGAATTACTTTTGCCAGTTGGCAATCTAGATATGTGTTTAGCGGCCATACATAATGGTGCAGATGCTATCTATGTTGGCATGCCCTATTTTAACGCTCGTGGTAGAACGATAGATCTTGGTTTTCCTGAATTAAAAGAAATAATAGATCTTTGCCATCTCTATCGGGTTAAAGTTTATCTCGCATTCAATGTTCTTATATTTGAAGCTGAGCTTCCAAGAGTCATTGAATTACTCCATCAGGCCATAGAATTGGGGCCTGATGCGTTTATTCTTCAAGATTTAGGACTTGCAAAACTAATTAAGGACATAGCTCCAGATCAAAGGATTCACGCATCAACCCAGATGACAATATCTAACTTTGAGGCCATTGAATTTTTGGATGATCTTGAAATTGATCGTTTTGTCCTGGCCCGTGAGTGTTCACTTAAAGATATCTCACATATTAAAAAAAATACCCAAAAAGAGTTGGAAGTATTTGTACACGGGGCCCTTTGCGTGTCATATTCAGGTCAATGTTTCACTTCAGAAGCGCTTGGAGGAAGAAGTGCTAACCGTGGACAATGTGCTCAAAGCTGCCGATTTGATTATGAATTGATTGTTGACGGAAACAAAAAAGATCTAATTGATAAAAAATATCTGGTCTCTCCCCAAGATTTATGTGGACTCAATGAGATCACTGAACTTACTGATATTGGAGTGGATAGCTTTAAGATCGAAGGACGTCTAAAAACACCAGAGTATGTGGCCTCTACGGCCAGGGCCTATAGAGAAGTTCTAAATCAGAAAAAAGAAAAAATGATAGAGAGAAAAGATGAATTATCGAGAGTATTCTCTAGAGGATTTTACTCTGGTTGGCTTCATGGAGTAGACCATCAAAAACTCGTTGAAGGAACTTATGGTAATCATCGTGGCCTTGAGCTTGGAAAAATAATTAATATTTTTAAAAGGTCTGTAATAATTGATTCAAAATATATTCCAAACCCTGGAGATGGAGTATTATTTGTCGGCAAAGATATTGAGTTTGGCGGAGATATTTTTCAAATTAAATCTGACCAAAGATCTATTTATCTTGAATTTAGTAAGACTTTCAATCTTAAACTGTTAAAAAAGGGAATGCGAGTTTTCTTAAATAAAGATACTCAACTTAACAATCAATTAAAAAAAACATATACAGACCAATTTCAACTTAAGCGTTTCCCTCTTCATATAAAAGTTTCAGGAAAAGAATCAACTCCACTAAATGTTGAAGCTACTGATGGCCAGAATACTGTGACGATTTCTAGCAAATCTATATTACAAAAATCTATCAAATCACCTCTGAGTTTAGATGATCTTCAAAAAGGGCTTGGCAGTTTAGGGCACACTTGTTTCTACGTAAAAAAAATGCAAAGTGAACTTCTTGAAAACCTTTACCTTTCGCATAAAGAATTAAAATATATTAAAAAGAATATGGTTGAACAGCTTTATTCTTTGAGAATTTTACGCAATATTTCTGTTTTCCAACCGCTAGATTTACCTAGACAAGTTCATCAGAAAACTCAAAATAAACCTAAGCTAAATTTACTTTTCAGAGAAATAGGCCAGCTAAAAACATTTATTGAATACTATACAAATTGTGAGTTAAAAGAAAATATTGGGAATATCATTCTTGATTATGAATTTGGCCAAAAATATGAAGAGAGTGTAAAATTACTTAGGCAACATCAATTGAATGTTTATCTTGCTACAACGAGAATTCTAAAACCTTATGAATATCACAATTTAAGACAATTAATCAGTGCTAAACCAGATGGCATTTTAGTGAGAAATCTAGGGGCCGTTAATTTCTTGCAGAAAAATGCTCCAAATCTTAAATTGAAAGGTGATTTTTCTCTTAACGTAACAAATTCTTTTACTGCAAAGTATCTTAAAAGCAAAGGACTAGAAACACTCTGTCCTGGATATGATCTTAATCAAGAGCAACTTTCTGAACTGCTAAAATTTTCACCTTCGAATTGGTATGAACTCACCGTTCATCAGTATATGCCAGAGTTTCATATGGAGCATTGTGTATTTGCTGCGTTTCTCAGTAATGGCAGTAGTTTTCAAGACTGTGGAAAGCCATGTGAAAAACATAAAGTTGAACTCAAAGATATGTATGGAAATTACCATTATTTGAAAGCTGATCAAGAATGTAGGAATACAATGTATCTATCAACTCCTCAAGCAGCGTTTTCTTTAATTCCTAAATGGCAGAAACAGGGGGTTTGTGAATTTAGATTTGAGGCACTTTTTGAAAAGGACCAATCTTTGATAAATAAAATACATTCTTATCTCCAAGTTATATCAGGTCAACTATCGCCACATAAGGCCTTCTCTCATCTTAACTTAGTTGAGAAATTTGGAGTTACATTAGGCCAACTGACTATGAATGATAATTATAAAAGCAAAAAACAAACATTTTAA
- a CDS encoding YebC/PmpR family DNA-binding transcriptional regulator: protein MGRKSAKIAARKGASDRAKAQVYTRALKDVFKASKNGGPDIDTNFLLKVAVERCKKFNVPKDNIDRAIKKGQGTDGVGYEDITYEGYGPSGVAIFVEASTNNVTRTAGNVRSYFKKCHGSLGVTGSLEFVFERKAVFSIPAIGIDEDEFTLAMIDAGAEDVELEDEFFEVKGPMDVFGSIQEKLQELNITPDEAGLVRIPTLYKEVDNDSVEQIEKLISMLEEDDDVVTVYDNME from the coding sequence ATGGGACGTAAATCAGCTAAAATTGCTGCCAGGAAAGGGGCAAGTGACAGGGCCAAGGCCCAAGTTTATACCAGAGCATTGAAAGATGTTTTTAAGGCCTCAAAAAATGGTGGGCCGGATATAGACACAAACTTCTTATTAAAAGTTGCAGTTGAACGATGTAAAAAGTTTAATGTTCCAAAAGATAATATTGATCGGGCGATTAAAAAGGGGCAAGGGACAGATGGCGTTGGATATGAGGATATAACTTATGAAGGTTATGGTCCCAGTGGAGTTGCTATTTTTGTGGAAGCTTCAACCAACAATGTTACTCGAACTGCCGGAAATGTACGGAGTTATTTTAAAAAATGTCACGGATCTCTAGGGGTAACTGGATCACTTGAATTCGTTTTTGAAAGAAAGGCCGTTTTTTCGATTCCAGCTATCGGAATTGATGAAGACGAGTTTACTCTCGCAATGATTGATGCCGGTGCTGAAGATGTAGAACTTGAAGATGAATTTTTTGAAGTCAAAGGGCCAATGGATGTTTTTGGTTCTATTCAAGAAAAGTTGCAAGAATTAAATATTACCCCTGATGAGGCCGGTCTTGTTAGAATTCCAACACTGTATAAAGAAGTAGACAATGATAGTGTTGAGCAGATTGAAAAGCTGATTTCAATGCTTGAAGAAGATGATGATGTTGTCACTGTCTACGATAACATGGAATAA
- a CDS encoding helix-turn-helix transcriptional regulator, whose translation MKSTKIKAATFSNKKKEIQITYTSGKEVVIHFGSIGITKNIQSVWPDKETNYKSLGIEYADGEVDYMPYDQPLAIVKDPEFLLQNHIENVISHINEELKRKKVSKKYLARQLGTSDNQIQRLLNPNILNKNLTQLYKLAALLELQFEMNLVAA comes from the coding sequence ATGAAAAGTACAAAAATAAAAGCAGCAACTTTTTCTAATAAGAAAAAAGAGATTCAAATTACCTACACTTCTGGCAAAGAAGTCGTTATTCATTTTGGATCTATCGGAATCACTAAAAATATTCAATCGGTTTGGCCAGATAAGGAAACAAACTATAAAAGCTTAGGGATTGAGTATGCAGATGGTGAAGTTGATTACATGCCTTATGATCAACCTCTTGCCATTGTAAAAGATCCTGAGTTCTTACTCCAAAATCATATTGAAAATGTAATCTCTCATATTAATGAAGAGCTAAAAAGAAAAAAGGTTTCAAAGAAATATCTAGCAAGACAGTTGGGCACTTCGGATAATCAGATACAAAGACTCTTGAATCCAAATATTCTTAACAAAAATCTTACTCAGTTATATAAACTGGCCGCTCTGCTTGAGCTACAATTTGAGATGAATCTTGTTGCAGCTTAA